One genomic segment of Hydra vulgaris chromosome 14, alternate assembly HydraT2T_AEP includes these proteins:
- the LOC136091108 gene encoding uncharacterized protein LOC136091108, producing MVRNYVRKTQRGATNDRIKSALDVIKMGCSLKNVASEFSINKKTLQRHRDGKVKVAGGLSLGGKFPVFSKEFELKIVTQVQIMETALFGLTTIDVRRLAYDFAKQMGIDNPFNKESKMAGVDWLRGFMSRNPQLSIRTPQATSISKAIGFNKPKVNQFFSVYKSLFEEHKFPAKQLWNMDETGITNVHKPGKKIATKGKQQVSKITSGERGATVTVVCAMSASGTYVPPLFIFPCKRMTDRLAVGAPSGSIIRVSSSGWTDSSLFIKWLTHFVAVTHASKTNEQLIVLDGHHSH from the coding sequence atggTGAGAAATTATGTGCGAAAAACACAGAGAGGTGCAACAAATGATAGAATAAAGTCAGCATTAGATGTAATAAAGATGGGCTGCAGTCTAAAGAATGTTGCATCAGaatttagtattaataaaaaaacattacagcGTCATCGAGATGGAAAAGTAAAAGTAGCTGGTGGTTTGTCTCTGGGTGGAAAATTTCCTGTTTTTAGTAAAGAATTTGAATTAAAGATTGTTACACAAGTTCAGATTATGGAAACAGCATTATTTGGCTTGACAACAATAGATGTGCGTCGCCTAGCATATGATTTTGCTAAGCAAATGGGAATCGATAATCCTTTTAATAAAGAGTCAAAAATGGCAGGAGTGGATTGGCTGCGAGGATTCATGTCTCGCAATCCACAACTTTCTATTCGAACTCCACAAGCCACCAGTATAAGCAAAGCCATTGGCTTCAATAAACCAAAAGtaaatcagtttttttcagTATACAAGTCATTATTTGAGGAACATAAGTTTCCAGCCAAACAGCTCTGGAATATGGATGAAACTGGAATCACAAATGTCCATAAGccaggaaaaaaaattgcaacgaAAGGCAAACAACAAGTTTCGAAAATAACTAGTGGAGAAAGAGGTGCTACTGTGACAGTTGTGTGTGCAATGAGTGCAAGTGGCACTTATGTCCCACCCTTATTTATATTTCCCTGTAAGCGAATGACTGATAGGCTGGCTGTTGGTGCACCTTCAGGCTCAATTATTAGAGTTAGCTCCAGTGGGTGGACTGATTCATCTTTATTCATTAAATGGTTAACACATTTTGTTGCTGTGACTCATGCATCTAAAACTAATGAGCAATTAATTGTACTTGATGGTCATCACAGTCACTAA